One Micromonospora sp. FIMYZ51 genomic window carries:
- a CDS encoding XRE family transcriptional regulator, with product MAEDATEPDLPVWARRLRAERSARGWSQSKAVQVMRAHAAERLPADNTLLRNWKRWEAGSSEPDGFHKALIAKTFGTVTTAFFPPAAPGDAEAEVIAATGMETVEILARLRSSDVSDATLQALRITADRLCCEYPYMSSEQLRVEGRAWLRRITTLLERRLTLAQHREVLSLAGWVALLVGCVEYDLGLRRIAEGTRKAALTLGEEAGNASVTGWAYELRAWYALTQGDYLGVVAAAEAGEAIAASNSAAVQLAGQRAKAWARLGDRRQVETALDRGRTLLEALPYPENTDHHFVVDPAKFDFYAMDCYRLAGEDRLAQMYAGQVIRSSTDPDGTERKPMRIAEAQLTLGVVAARAGDLEAAVTHGRQALTGERKSLPSLLMCSRELATLLRERYRKEPAALSYLDEVRTLTAQGR from the coding sequence ATGGCCGAGGACGCCACCGAGCCCGATCTCCCCGTCTGGGCGCGGAGACTGCGAGCCGAGCGCAGCGCGCGAGGGTGGTCTCAGAGCAAGGCGGTCCAGGTGATGCGGGCACACGCCGCCGAACGCCTGCCCGCCGACAACACACTCCTGCGTAACTGGAAGAGGTGGGAGGCTGGCAGTTCCGAGCCGGACGGCTTCCACAAGGCGCTGATCGCCAAGACGTTCGGCACCGTCACCACCGCCTTCTTCCCACCGGCGGCACCGGGTGACGCCGAGGCCGAGGTCATCGCCGCCACGGGCATGGAAACTGTGGAGATCCTCGCTCGGCTGAGAAGCTCCGACGTTTCCGACGCCACCCTGCAAGCACTCCGCATCACGGCTGACCGGCTCTGCTGCGAGTACCCGTACATGTCCTCCGAGCAGCTCCGCGTCGAGGGCCGCGCCTGGCTACGTCGAATCACCACTCTGCTGGAGCGCCGGCTCACGCTCGCTCAACATCGTGAGGTGCTGAGCCTCGCGGGCTGGGTCGCGCTACTCGTCGGCTGCGTCGAGTACGACCTGGGGCTGCGCCGCATTGCCGAGGGCACCCGCAAAGCTGCGCTGACACTCGGCGAGGAGGCCGGCAACGCCTCCGTCACAGGCTGGGCCTACGAGCTACGCGCCTGGTACGCACTCACCCAGGGCGACTACCTGGGCGTGGTCGCGGCCGCCGAGGCCGGCGAGGCGATCGCGGCCAGCAACAGTGCGGCGGTGCAACTCGCCGGCCAGAGGGCCAAAGCATGGGCCCGGCTGGGTGACCGGCGGCAGGTGGAGACGGCGCTGGATCGGGGCCGAACCCTGCTGGAAGCGTTGCCGTACCCGGAAAACACCGACCACCACTTCGTGGTGGATCCGGCAAAGTTCGACTTCTACGCCATGGACTGCTACCGGCTCGCGGGCGAGGACCGCCTCGCCCAGATGTACGCCGGACAGGTCATCCGCTCATCGACCGACCCCGACGGCACCGAACGCAAGCCCATGCGGATCGCCGAAGCACAGCTCACCCTCGGCGTGGTGGCGGCCCGAGCGGGTGACCTCGAAGCTGCGGTCACCCACGGACGGCAGGCGCTGACCGGCGAGCGAAAGTCGCTGCCTTCGCTGCTGATGTGCTCCCGGGAACTGGCAACGCTCCTACGCGAGCGTTACCGGAAGGAACCAGCAGCCCTGTCGTACCTGGACGAGGTGCGAACGCTCACCGCCCAAGGCCGGTAG
- a CDS encoding superoxide dismutase yields MQNIRRLLAILIIPMLGALGAVPAPASASVPPSASPAVGPRPDSYALAGDDAYPEGIARDPRSPYFYVSSLTDGRIYRGDVRSPQTTLWLPGDAADGRTTAGGMKVDHRGRLIVAGGGTGYVWVYDTRTGALLHRFATAAPNPMLNDVALTDNGDVYVTDSFQPTLYRIPEADLRGGAGTTKPLPTFLDLRGTSIDWNAGFNLNGLVVTPDQRHLIVADYNDGALHRIDLRLRTVRAIDLGGATVHGDGLLVRGRTLYVVSNIDGNGNTVNVLRLNRRADRARLLGQLTGPTLHGPSTAAFDGRDLLVVNFQYGAENPVLPYTVVRLAAGLPWPPTSGDRATPGHRLS; encoded by the coding sequence GTGCAAAACATACGACGACTACTCGCGATTCTGATCATCCCGATGCTCGGCGCGCTCGGCGCCGTACCTGCGCCGGCATCGGCGTCTGTGCCGCCCTCGGCGTCCCCTGCCGTCGGTCCGCGGCCGGACAGTTACGCCCTGGCCGGCGACGACGCCTACCCCGAGGGCATAGCCCGCGACCCCCGGAGCCCGTACTTCTACGTCAGCAGCCTGACCGACGGGCGCATCTACCGCGGTGACGTCCGCTCACCGCAAACCACGCTATGGCTGCCCGGCGACGCCGCGGACGGCCGGACCACCGCCGGTGGGATGAAGGTCGACCACCGCGGCCGGCTCATCGTCGCCGGCGGAGGAACCGGATACGTATGGGTGTACGACACCCGCACCGGTGCACTCCTGCACCGCTTCGCCACCGCCGCCCCGAATCCCATGCTGAACGACGTCGCACTGACCGACAACGGCGACGTCTACGTCACCGACTCGTTCCAGCCGACCCTCTACCGGATTCCCGAAGCGGACCTACGCGGTGGCGCCGGCACCACCAAGCCGCTACCCACCTTCCTCGACCTGCGCGGCACCAGCATCGACTGGAACGCCGGGTTCAACCTAAACGGCCTGGTGGTCACCCCCGACCAGCGCCACCTCATCGTCGCCGACTACAACGACGGCGCGTTGCACCGCATCGACCTCCGGCTGCGCACGGTCCGTGCAATCGACCTGGGCGGCGCCACGGTTCACGGCGACGGCCTGCTCGTACGCGGCCGCACGCTCTACGTGGTCAGCAACATCGACGGGAACGGCAACACCGTCAACGTGCTGCGGCTCAACCGCCGCGCTGACCGGGCAAGGCTGCTCGGGCAACTGACGGGCCCCACGCTCCACGGCCCGTCGACGGCGGCGTTCGATGGCCGCGACCTCCTCGTGGTCAACTTTCAGTACGGGGCGGAGAATCCGGTGCTGCCGTACACGGTGGTGCGCCTCGCTGCGGGACTTCCTTGGCCTCCCACATCCGGGGACCGGGCGACGCCCGGCCACCGCTTGTCCTAA
- a CDS encoding LysR substrate-binding domain-containing protein encodes MSVDLRLMRYVVTVAEEGSFERAAHRLHMAQPPLSRQIRDLERQLGVPLFTRRPTRLTEAGTAFVASARKVLSDADAMVQATRAAGRGHAGTVRIGTVVSAAHEVVPQLLDALRAAHPDITVRTGEAWPTELEAGLRAGRFDLVLSRGASAQSDLARQTVRREPLVAVVGPRHPFAGRPTAALNDLRIGPINLPPEHLTPGYRAAIFAACARAGVPLDARDCQQLGWRRVGIAEDIGFSLVPRSLAALPTVDGVVLTLTDDLPASDLELMWRGDALPPAAAVVVDVAAQLTRQRGWAG; translated from the coding sequence ATGTCGGTGGATCTACGCCTCATGCGGTACGTCGTCACGGTCGCCGAGGAGGGCAGTTTCGAGCGGGCCGCGCATCGCTTGCACATGGCGCAGCCACCGCTGAGCCGGCAGATCCGCGACTTGGAGCGGCAACTCGGCGTACCGCTGTTCACCCGCCGCCCGACCCGCCTCACCGAGGCCGGGACGGCTTTCGTGGCGTCTGCGCGCAAGGTGCTGAGCGACGCGGACGCGATGGTCCAGGCGACGCGGGCGGCCGGGCGGGGCCACGCCGGTACGGTTCGCATCGGTACGGTCGTCAGCGCGGCGCACGAGGTGGTGCCGCAACTGCTGGACGCGCTGCGGGCGGCGCATCCGGACATCACCGTTCGCACGGGCGAAGCGTGGCCGACCGAACTCGAGGCCGGGTTGCGCGCGGGCCGCTTCGATCTGGTGCTGTCGCGGGGCGCCTCTGCTCAGTCGGACCTCGCCCGGCAGACGGTACGCCGGGAACCGCTGGTCGCCGTCGTCGGTCCCCGGCACCCGTTTGCCGGGCGTCCGACCGCGGCATTGAACGACCTGCGGATCGGCCCGATCAACCTGCCGCCCGAACACCTGACACCCGGCTACCGCGCCGCCATATTCGCCGCCTGCGCCCGGGCTGGCGTGCCGCTCGACGCTCGGGATTGCCAGCAACTCGGCTGGCGCCGCGTGGGCATCGCCGAGGACATCGGGTTTTCGCTGGTACCCCGGTCGCTTGCCGCGCTGCCCACGGTCGACGGCGTCGTCCTCACCCTCACCGACGACCTGCCGGCGTCAGACCTGGAGCTGATGTGGCGAGGCGATGCGCTGCCGCCAGCCGCTGCGGTCGTCGTCGACGTGGCTGCCCAACTCACCCGGCAGCGCGGCTGGGCGGGGTAG
- a CDS encoding sulfite exporter TauE/SafE family protein: MELADAALLLAAGLAAGTVNAVAGGGSLITFPALLAIGLPPVPANVTNSMAVAPGYGAAVAGSWMDLPRGRLLLSLVPITVAGALAGAALLLVTPAEAFEVVVPFLVLGATAMLAFQGSLRRLVGHPRGLAPRRRTVTIQIVVGVAAVYGGYFGAALGVMLVASLALVLDATLARVSAIKNLLSGVVGVTTVLVFAIAGPVNWLGVALVAPATLVGGYAGARLVRRLPSVVLKTVIVVFGTVIGCYLLWRAFA; the protein is encoded by the coding sequence ATGGAGCTTGCTGACGCCGCGTTGCTGCTGGCCGCCGGGTTGGCCGCCGGCACCGTGAACGCGGTGGCCGGGGGTGGCTCGCTGATCACGTTTCCGGCATTGTTGGCGATCGGGTTGCCGCCGGTGCCGGCGAACGTGACCAACTCGATGGCGGTCGCCCCAGGGTACGGCGCCGCCGTGGCGGGCAGCTGGATGGACCTGCCGCGCGGGCGGCTGCTGCTCAGTCTGGTGCCGATCACGGTGGCCGGCGCGCTGGCCGGGGCGGCACTGCTGCTGGTCACGCCGGCCGAGGCGTTCGAGGTGGTCGTACCCTTCCTGGTGCTTGGGGCGACCGCGATGCTGGCCTTCCAGGGGTCGCTGCGCCGGCTGGTCGGCCACCCGCGCGGTTTGGCGCCGCGTCGGCGTACGGTGACCATCCAGATCGTGGTGGGGGTGGCCGCGGTGTACGGCGGCTACTTCGGTGCGGCGCTCGGGGTGATGCTGGTCGCCAGCCTGGCCCTGGTGCTGGACGCGACGCTGGCCCGGGTGAGCGCGATCAAGAATCTGCTCTCCGGCGTGGTGGGCGTGACCACGGTGCTGGTCTTCGCGATCGCCGGCCCGGTCAACTGGCTGGGGGTCGCCCTGGTCGCGCCCGCGACGCTGGTCGGCGGGTACGCGGGTGCCCGGCTGGTCCGCCGGCTGCCGTCGGTGGTGCTCAAGACCGTGATCGTGGTCTTCGGCACGGTGATCGGCTGCTATCTGCTCTGGCGGGCGTTCGCCTGA
- a CDS encoding bifunctional RNase H/acid phosphatase, with protein MAPRTLLVEADGGSRGNPGPAGYGAVVRDLATGAVLAERSEAIGTATNNVAEYRGLIAGLAAAAELAADEVEVRMDSKLVVEQMCGRWQIKHPGLRPLAAEAARLVGRFTAVRFEWIPRDRNTHADALANAAMDAAAASGVATPTVESPRMVEPPRRLGGPEPAGGGAAEVAARTEAPGADLTTAPVSWEPRPSFTATRLILVRHGETEYTEQGRYSGRGDIALSAKGQAQVRATAARVAALAPDAAAVVSSPLSRCTATAAAIADALGKVPVRRDEDLIECDFGAWEGRTFAEVRERWAGELDAWLASTRVAPPEGESFAQVAERCVRVVGRLCAAYPGQTVVVVSHVSPIKLLLRDALAASDAFLHRLYLDAAGISIFDRWPDGGLAVRSVNDTAHLADV; from the coding sequence GTGGCACCGCGTACGCTCCTGGTCGAGGCCGACGGCGGGTCCCGGGGCAACCCGGGCCCGGCCGGCTACGGCGCGGTGGTCCGCGACCTGGCGACCGGCGCGGTGCTCGCCGAGCGCAGCGAGGCCATCGGCACCGCCACCAACAACGTCGCCGAGTACCGGGGACTTATCGCCGGCCTGGCCGCCGCCGCCGAACTGGCCGCCGACGAGGTGGAGGTCCGGATGGACTCCAAGCTCGTGGTCGAGCAGATGTGCGGACGCTGGCAGATCAAGCACCCCGGGCTGCGCCCGTTGGCCGCCGAGGCCGCCCGGCTGGTCGGCCGGTTCACCGCCGTACGCTTCGAGTGGATCCCCCGGGACCGCAACACCCACGCCGACGCCCTCGCCAACGCCGCCATGGACGCCGCCGCCGCATCCGGCGTCGCCACACCGACCGTCGAGTCGCCCCGCATGGTCGAGCCGCCGCGCCGCCTCGGTGGCCCGGAACCCGCCGGTGGCGGTGCCGCCGAGGTTGCCGCCCGGACCGAGGCACCGGGTGCCGACCTGACCACCGCCCCGGTCTCCTGGGAGCCGCGCCCCAGCTTCACCGCCACCCGGCTGATCCTGGTCCGGCACGGCGAAACCGAGTACACCGAGCAGGGCCGCTACTCCGGGCGCGGCGACATCGCGCTCTCGGCGAAGGGCCAGGCCCAGGTGCGGGCCACCGCCGCCCGGGTCGCCGCGCTCGCCCCGGACGCCGCGGCCGTGGTCAGCTCACCGCTGTCCCGCTGCACGGCGACCGCCGCGGCGATCGCCGACGCCCTCGGCAAGGTGCCGGTACGCCGCGACGAAGACCTGATCGAATGCGACTTCGGTGCCTGGGAAGGGCGCACCTTCGCCGAGGTACGCGAGCGCTGGGCCGGCGAACTCGACGCCTGGCTCGCCTCCACCCGGGTCGCGCCGCCCGAGGGCGAGTCCTTCGCCCAGGTCGCCGAGCGCTGCGTCCGGGTGGTGGGGCGGCTCTGTGCCGCGTACCCCGGTCAGACCGTCGTGGTGGTCTCGCACGTCTCACCGATCAAGCTGCTGCTGCGCGACGCGCTCGCCGCCAGCGACGCCTTCCTGCACCGCCTCTACCTCGACGCGGCCGGCATCTCGATCTTCGACCGTTGGCCCGACGGCGGCCTCGCCGTCCGCTCGGTAAACGACACCGCCCACCTCGCTGATGTGTAA
- a CDS encoding C4-type zinc ribbon domain-containing protein, with protein MKADPQVQRRLLDLQAIDTALAQLAHRRRTLPERAELETLARELSALEDERVRAQVAVDDLDRDIARLEKDVDQVRARKAKNEARLAAGTGPARELEALQHELVSLNRRQNDLEDAELELMEQRETAQSVLDGVEQRLAEARDRRATTEQRRDESLAEIGREEEFKRSARQPLANDLPAELVQLYDRIRTDTGLGAALLTAGRCGGCRLELSGADLARIRKADPDEVVRCEECRRIMVRTNESGL; from the coding sequence GTGAAGGCTGACCCCCAGGTCCAACGTCGCCTGCTCGACCTTCAGGCGATCGACACCGCGCTCGCCCAGCTCGCCCACCGCCGGCGGACGCTGCCCGAGCGGGCCGAGCTGGAGACCCTGGCGCGGGAGTTGTCCGCCCTGGAGGACGAGCGGGTCCGCGCCCAGGTGGCGGTCGACGACCTGGATCGGGACATCGCCCGGCTGGAGAAGGACGTCGACCAGGTGCGGGCGCGCAAGGCCAAGAACGAGGCCCGGCTGGCCGCCGGCACCGGCCCGGCCCGCGAGCTGGAGGCGCTCCAGCACGAGCTGGTTTCGCTCAACCGCCGGCAGAACGACCTGGAAGACGCCGAGCTGGAGCTGATGGAGCAGCGGGAGACCGCCCAGTCGGTGCTGGACGGAGTGGAGCAGCGGCTGGCCGAGGCGCGCGACCGGCGGGCCACCACCGAGCAGCGCCGCGACGAGAGCCTCGCCGAAATCGGCCGCGAGGAGGAGTTCAAACGCTCCGCCCGGCAGCCCCTCGCCAACGACCTTCCCGCCGAGTTGGTGCAGCTCTACGACCGGATCCGCACCGACACCGGGCTCGGCGCGGCCCTGCTGACCGCCGGCCGCTGCGGCGGGTGCCGGCTGGAACTCTCCGGCGCCGACCTGGCCCGGATCCGCAAGGCCGACCCGGACGAGGTGGTCCGCTGCGAGGAGTGCCGTCGGATCATGGTCCGCACCAACGAGTCCGGACTCTAG
- a CDS encoding Nif3-like dinuclear metal center hexameric protein yields MVAELERHYPPAWAEEWDRVGLVLGEPCAAVRRILCVVDVVPETVAEALAAGVDMIVAHHPLLLRGVSSVAPTTYKGRIIHQLIKADVALYVAHTNADVAVPGVSDALANRLGLVDLRPLQPARPGTPAAGAGRGAGRIGRLSQPMTLAELARHAAAVLPATAVGVRAAGDPNRTVRTLAVCGGAGDSFLADATAAGVDAYLTADLRHHPAGEHLATDGPALLDATHWATERPWLDDLATVLRTVPGVQPLVSDLDTDPWTVHASSTPPTEPAADDKEPDSEG; encoded by the coding sequence GTGGTGGCCGAGCTGGAGCGGCACTACCCACCGGCCTGGGCCGAGGAGTGGGATCGGGTCGGGCTGGTGCTCGGTGAGCCGTGCGCCGCCGTACGCCGGATCCTCTGCGTCGTCGACGTGGTCCCCGAGACGGTCGCGGAGGCGCTCGCCGCCGGGGTCGACATGATCGTCGCGCATCACCCGCTGCTGCTGCGCGGCGTCTCCTCGGTGGCACCCACCACGTACAAGGGTCGGATCATCCACCAGCTGATCAAGGCGGACGTCGCGTTGTACGTCGCGCACACAAACGCCGACGTGGCAGTGCCCGGGGTCTCCGACGCGCTCGCCAACCGGCTCGGGCTGGTCGACCTGCGCCCGCTGCAACCCGCCCGGCCGGGCACGCCCGCCGCCGGTGCGGGGCGGGGCGCCGGTCGGATCGGCCGGCTGTCGCAGCCGATGACCCTGGCCGAGTTGGCCCGGCACGCCGCCGCCGTGCTGCCGGCCACCGCCGTCGGCGTACGCGCCGCCGGGGACCCGAACCGGACCGTGCGTACCCTCGCGGTCTGCGGCGGTGCGGGCGACAGCTTCCTGGCCGACGCGACCGCCGCCGGGGTGGACGCCTACCTCACCGCAGACCTGCGCCACCACCCGGCCGGCGAGCACCTCGCCACGGACGGGCCGGCGCTGCTCGACGCCACCCACTGGGCCACCGAGCGGCCCTGGCTGGACGACCTGGCCACGGTGCTGCGTACCGTGCCGGGCGTGCAGCCACTGGTGTCCGACCTGGACACCGATCCGTGGACCGTACACGCCAGCTCGACCCCACCGACCGAACCCGCAGCGGACGACAAGGAGCCCGACAGTGAAGGCTGA
- a CDS encoding flavoprotein: MTGSHRQNGHREVLYIIACGSPLARDVGRLVELAQQDGWDVCVVTTPDGAKFVDRTAVARQTGHPVRTHYKNPGDPDVLPPADAMIVCPATVNTVNKWAAGITDTLALGLLVEAQGRGVPLVAVPYTNAAMATHPALQAGLARLTEWGVHVLFGDDVVPLHPPGTGERHQHTFPWARTLATLRPGCKEGPLVNASGSKGAPS; the protein is encoded by the coding sequence ATGACCGGTTCGCACCGCCAGAACGGGCACCGCGAGGTGCTCTACATCATCGCCTGCGGCTCGCCGCTGGCCCGAGACGTGGGCCGGCTCGTCGAGCTGGCCCAGCAGGACGGCTGGGACGTCTGCGTGGTCACCACGCCCGACGGTGCCAAGTTCGTCGACCGGACCGCGGTGGCGCGGCAGACCGGCCACCCGGTGCGTACGCACTACAAGAACCCCGGCGATCCGGACGTGCTGCCGCCGGCCGACGCGATGATCGTCTGTCCGGCCACGGTCAACACGGTCAACAAGTGGGCGGCCGGCATCACCGACACCCTCGCTCTCGGGCTGCTGGTCGAGGCGCAGGGCCGGGGCGTACCCCTGGTCGCCGTGCCGTACACGAACGCGGCGATGGCCACCCACCCCGCCCTCCAGGCCGGTCTGGCCCGCCTCACCGAATGGGGTGTGCACGTGCTCTTCGGCGACGACGTCGTACCGCTGCATCCGCCCGGCACCGGCGAGCGCCACCAGCACACCTTCCCCTGGGCCCGCACCCTCGCCACCCTGCGCCCCGGGTGTAAGGAAGGGCCCCTTGTTAACGCCTCAGGTAGTAAAGGGGCCCCCTCTTAA
- a CDS encoding helix-turn-helix domain-containing protein — MDELPIGRRVAYWRGRRRMSQQVFADRLGKSKSWVDKIERGVRRLDKFSVLYEIADILQLDVQLLLGKDPERRTDTLNCIDQFEVEEIRAALETYDSVSAYFSTAPCPPPLADTGKAVTHAWLTYQYGRYGMLTRALPKLLRDAQAADAAYGNGDQARDAAHLLGQVYQIASSVLRKLGECELAWLAADRSIAVAQRAHDHLLAGVATTRVCNALVAMGRARPALELNVNIANQLAPGGDNATDPERLSVYGMLLLQGAMAAARIGDASTVDDLLGEAEEAARVLVTDQNHYWTSFGPTNVQLHRAAAAVELGDGGRAIEVHQRILPAQFDALLPERRAHHLLDLARGYAQIGDVANAGEMLLRGDRLAPSEIRCRPIAHVVMSDVLRRTRGAPPSLIAELAEHMGVGV, encoded by the coding sequence ATGGACGAACTGCCCATCGGGCGGCGGGTGGCCTACTGGCGGGGCCGGCGGCGGATGTCGCAGCAGGTCTTCGCCGACCGGTTGGGCAAGTCGAAGAGCTGGGTCGACAAAATCGAGCGCGGCGTTCGTCGGTTGGACAAGTTCTCCGTGCTCTACGAGATCGCCGACATCCTGCAACTGGACGTGCAGTTGCTGCTCGGCAAGGATCCGGAGCGGCGTACCGACACGCTTAACTGCATCGACCAGTTCGAGGTCGAGGAGATCCGGGCGGCCCTGGAGACGTACGACTCGGTGAGCGCCTACTTCAGCACCGCGCCGTGCCCGCCGCCGCTCGCCGACACCGGCAAGGCGGTCACCCACGCCTGGCTGACCTATCAGTACGGCCGCTACGGGATGCTCACCCGGGCGCTGCCCAAGCTGCTGCGTGACGCCCAGGCGGCCGACGCCGCCTACGGCAACGGCGACCAGGCGCGGGACGCCGCCCACCTGCTCGGTCAGGTCTACCAGATCGCCTCCTCGGTGCTCCGCAAGCTCGGCGAGTGCGAGCTGGCCTGGCTCGCCGCCGACCGCTCCATCGCGGTCGCCCAGCGCGCCCACGACCACCTGCTCGCCGGGGTCGCCACCACCCGGGTCTGCAACGCCCTGGTGGCGATGGGGCGTGCCCGTCCGGCGCTGGAGCTGAACGTCAACATCGCCAACCAGCTCGCCCCCGGTGGCGACAACGCCACCGATCCGGAGCGCCTCTCCGTCTACGGGATGCTGCTGTTGCAGGGCGCGATGGCCGCTGCCCGCATCGGCGACGCCTCCACCGTGGACGACCTGCTCGGCGAGGCCGAGGAGGCGGCCCGGGTACTCGTCACCGACCAGAACCACTACTGGACCTCCTTCGGTCCCACGAACGTCCAACTGCACCGCGCGGCAGCCGCCGTCGAACTGGGCGACGGTGGGCGGGCGATCGAGGTGCACCAGCGGATCCTGCCGGCGCAGTTCGACGCGCTGCTGCCCGAGCGGCGGGCACACCACCTGCTCGACCTGGCCCGGGGCTACGCCCAGATCGGCGACGTGGCCAACGCCGGCGAGATGCTGCTGCGTGGCGACCGGCTGGCCCCGTCCGAGATCCGCTGCCGGCCGATCGCCCATGTGGTGATGTCGGACGTGCTGCGTCGCACACGTGGTGCGCCGCCTTCCCTGATCGCAGAGTTGGCTGAGCACATGGGAGTAGGAGTATGA
- a CDS encoding bifunctional DNA primase/polymerase, which translates to MWGNVGPRVAPLSPLERVRLRRVAVRYAMHGWEVTPGACLARSRFVCGRAGCPTIGCHPALEDWEQAASADPARVATWWRSRPHGVLLPTGRAFDVLEIPAHLGQRVLEAVRAHPVGPGVRGPVLVTPTARWMFLVRPGDPLRPELEHCLQVVRHGPGSWIPAPPTRLPEGPVRWAVAPEQARWQLPDSYLVQTTLIDALRDAGIALAPALVPGHLPLPRRAR; encoded by the coding sequence ATGTGGGGGAACGTCGGGCCGCGTGTGGCACCGCTGTCGCCGTTGGAACGGGTGCGGTTGCGCCGGGTCGCGGTGCGGTACGCGATGCACGGCTGGGAGGTGACCCCGGGTGCCTGCCTGGCGCGCAGCCGGTTCGTCTGCGGCCGGGCCGGCTGCCCGACCATCGGCTGCCACCCCGCGCTTGAGGACTGGGAGCAGGCCGCCAGCGCCGACCCGGCCCGGGTGGCCACCTGGTGGCGGTCCCGCCCGCACGGCGTACTGCTGCCCACCGGCCGCGCCTTCGACGTGCTGGAGATCCCCGCCCACCTGGGCCAGCGGGTGCTGGAAGCGGTCCGCGCCCACCCCGTCGGCCCGGGCGTACGCGGACCGGTGCTGGTCACGCCGACGGCGCGCTGGATGTTCCTGGTCCGCCCCGGCGACCCGCTCCGCCCCGAGTTGGAGCACTGCCTCCAGGTGGTGCGGCACGGCCCGGGTTCGTGGATCCCCGCACCTCCCACCCGGCTGCCCGAGGGGCCGGTGCGCTGGGCGGTCGCGCCGGAGCAGGCCCGCTGGCAACTGCCGGACTCCTATCTGGTGCAGACCACGCTTATCGACGCGCTGCGCGACGCCGGCATCGCGCTCGCCCCCGCGCTGGTACCGGGTCACCTGCCGCTGCCCCGCCGGGCCAGGTGA
- a CDS encoding DUF3040 domain-containing protein: MLSKEDQRRFEQITRHLRESDPAFFARLDNRARFRRGRWLLLLTIVLWASLPATTVMFGRSAGAACAVVLLANAMLMWRFRQRWL, translated from the coding sequence ATGCTCAGCAAAGAGGATCAGCGCAGATTTGAACAGATCACCCGCCACCTGCGGGAAAGCGATCCGGCGTTCTTCGCCCGGCTCGACAACCGGGCCCGGTTCCGGCGCGGCCGATGGCTGTTGCTGCTGACCATCGTGCTGTGGGCGTCGCTGCCGGCGACCACCGTGATGTTCGGCCGGTCGGCCGGGGCGGCCTGCGCCGTGGTGCTGCTGGCCAACGCGATGCTGATGTGGCGGTTCCGGCAACGCTGGCTGTAG
- a CDS encoding SWIM zinc finger family protein → MSDWGRYADYGRPRRVDGGLRARSTRGAIGVSWWSRRFLEVLESFALGTRLTRGRSYARAGQVLSLDVAPGKVSALVQGSRAQPYRVQIGLRPFPARLWHRLERQLAAQAFFSARLLAGDLPAELEELFAAAGAPLFPATVAELEQSCSCPDFAVPCKHLAATFYLLAEAFDADPFALLHWRGRNRAELLERLRQLRGTGSSAPRTAGSSVVGPQRGGDCAAPSEAVPGEPAADGSADGTPARPPLAPAGASRALADLPDAPMAGTVDRFWLPPVPLPDRPPTLASRPDLLLRQLGAPAPAIGGPGLVERLRRAYGQLGE, encoded by the coding sequence GTGAGCGACTGGGGCCGGTACGCCGACTACGGCCGGCCGCGTCGGGTCGACGGCGGGCTGCGGGCCCGCAGCACCCGGGGCGCGATCGGGGTGTCCTGGTGGTCGCGCCGGTTCCTGGAGGTGCTGGAGTCGTTCGCGCTCGGCACCCGGTTGACCCGGGGCCGCTCGTACGCCCGCGCCGGCCAGGTGCTGAGCCTCGACGTCGCGCCCGGCAAGGTGAGTGCCCTGGTGCAGGGTTCGCGGGCCCAGCCGTACCGGGTCCAGATCGGACTGCGCCCGTTCCCGGCCCGGCTGTGGCACCGCCTCGAGCGGCAGCTGGCCGCCCAGGCGTTCTTCAGCGCCCGGCTGCTCGCCGGTGACCTGCCGGCCGAGTTGGAGGAGCTGTTCGCCGCAGCCGGGGCGCCGCTCTTCCCCGCCACCGTGGCGGAGCTGGAACAGAGCTGCTCGTGCCCGGATTTCGCGGTGCCCTGCAAGCACCTCGCGGCCACCTTCTACCTGCTCGCCGAGGCGTTCGACGCGGACCCGTTCGCCCTGCTGCACTGGCGTGGACGGAACCGGGCCGAACTGCTCGAACGGCTGCGCCAGCTGCGTGGCACCGGTTCATCCGCACCGCGTACCGCGGGTTCGTCGGTGGTCGGCCCGCAACGTGGCGGCGACTGCGCCGCACCAAGCGAAGCTGTCCCCGGCGAGCCCGCCGCTGACGGTTCAGCCGACGGCACCCCGGCCCGGCCACCGCTCGCGCCGGCCGGCGCGAGCCGAGCCCTCGCCGACCTGCCCGACGCGCCGATGGCCGGTACGGTCGACCGGTTCTGGCTGCCACCGGTGCCGCTGCCGGACCGGCCGCCCACGCTGGCCAGCCGGCCCGACCTGCTGCTCCGGCAGCTCGGTGCGCCGGCACCGGCGATCGGTGGGCCGGGTCTGGTGGAGCGGCTGCGGCGGGCGTACGGACAACTCGGCGAATAA